A stretch of the Haloarcula ordinaria genome encodes the following:
- a CDS encoding DUF4112 domain-containing protein — protein MLRYQTQPAREAALERTRTVASAMDDVVRVPGTNLRFGLDPLLSIVPVTGDAVGALISLYIVFEAVRLGVPKRTLARMLALVGLDFALGSIPVVGPLFDAFLRVNDRNNRLLESHVE, from the coding sequence ATGCTCCGTTATCAGACCCAGCCAGCACGCGAGGCGGCACTCGAACGCACCCGGACCGTCGCGTCCGCCATGGACGACGTCGTCCGCGTCCCGGGGACGAACCTCCGGTTCGGGCTCGACCCGCTCCTCAGCATCGTCCCGGTCACTGGCGACGCGGTCGGGGCCCTCATCTCGCTGTACATCGTCTTCGAGGCGGTCCGGCTCGGCGTCCCGAAACGCACGCTCGCCAGGATGCTCGCCCTGGTGGGTCTGGACTTCGCCCTCGGGTCGATTCCCGTGGTCGGGCCGCTGTTCGACGCCTTCTTGCGCGTGAACGACCGGAACAATCGCCTGCTCGAATCGCACGTCGAGTGA